Proteins encoded in a region of the uncultured Paludibaculum sp. genome:
- a CDS encoding FMN-binding negative transcriptional regulator: MPKRREFLAGLPALAWEPVPDASVPQDTIYIPNPQREIDRALILDFLEEFSFAMLVTARGGVHITNVPTLFDRAPQGWGKLWWHLARNNAQNQVFDGATDCTVVFHGPHGYISPNWYATRNSVPTWNFAAVHATGKPKRLDDDTGFAKSLERLVARNEGLYGGGGDYDFSKLPETYLKGMRQGIVAYEMEISQIEAKFKLGQDRSARDRAGILKGLKSGRRERNLEQFTESYYSRLKE, encoded by the coding sequence ATGCCGAAACGCCGTGAGTTCCTGGCGGGTCTGCCCGCGCTTGCCTGGGAACCCGTCCCCGATGCCTCCGTCCCCCAGGACACGATCTATATCCCGAACCCCCAGCGCGAGATTGACCGTGCCTTGATCCTCGATTTCCTCGAAGAGTTCTCCTTCGCTATGCTCGTTACCGCCAGGGGCGGAGTCCACATCACCAATGTCCCCACCCTGTTCGACCGCGCTCCGCAAGGCTGGGGCAAGCTGTGGTGGCATTTGGCCAGAAACAACGCCCAGAATCAGGTCTTTGACGGTGCCACCGATTGCACGGTTGTCTTCCACGGCCCTCACGGCTACATCTCCCCCAACTGGTACGCCACCAGGAACTCAGTGCCCACCTGGAACTTCGCCGCCGTCCACGCCACGGGAAAGCCGAAGCGGTTGGACGATGACACAGGCTTCGCCAAATCCCTTGAGCGCCTGGTCGCACGCAACGAAGGACTGTACGGAGGCGGCGGGGACTACGACTTTTCCAAGCTCCCCGAAACCTACTTGAAGGGCATGCGCCAGGGCATTGTTGCCTACGAAATGGAAATCAGCCAGATCGAAGCCAAATTCAAACTGGGTCAGGACCGCTCCGCCCGTGACCGTGCAGGGATCCTCAAGGGGTTGAAATCAGGCCGCAGGGAACGGAATCTCGAGCAGTTCACCGAAAGCTACTACAGCCGCCTCAAGGAGTAG
- a CDS encoding D-2-hydroxyacid dehydrogenase yields the protein MAPKPGDGPIKIVTMYKFEPEEVRKIQAATRATVEVVIAPNREQYRALLRDADVVYGDMGGADLDFAPKLKWLQWGGAGMEGMAAQLKSHPVVVTNYARVFAPGISETGIGMLLCLTRGITTHYMPQFAKRQMKPVGNPKSADHTELVGRTMAIVGMGGIGSAMARRAHYGFDMKIIATDAKAMPKPEYVEELHSPDYLPELVPRADVLVAAAPLTPRTERMFNEQVFHSMKKTAYFLALSRGRLFDDMALVKALREGWIAGAGLDVFPQEPPPSEHAIFDFPNVVMTAHTSGWSPDRQVRLIDFFAENVRRYAAGLPLMNVVDKQAGY from the coding sequence GTGGCGCCGAAACCTGGGGATGGACCGATCAAAATCGTCACGATGTACAAATTCGAGCCTGAGGAAGTCCGGAAAATTCAGGCGGCGACGCGCGCCACGGTCGAAGTGGTGATTGCTCCGAATCGCGAGCAGTACCGCGCCCTATTGCGGGATGCGGATGTAGTCTACGGCGACATGGGCGGCGCGGATCTGGATTTCGCGCCGAAGCTGAAGTGGCTGCAATGGGGCGGGGCGGGCATGGAGGGAATGGCCGCGCAGCTGAAGAGTCACCCGGTCGTCGTTACGAACTATGCGAGAGTGTTCGCACCGGGCATCAGTGAGACGGGCATCGGGATGCTGCTCTGCCTGACGCGCGGCATCACAACACACTACATGCCGCAGTTCGCCAAGCGGCAGATGAAGCCGGTGGGCAATCCGAAGTCGGCCGACCACACCGAACTGGTGGGACGGACCATGGCCATCGTGGGCATGGGCGGTATCGGATCGGCGATGGCGCGACGGGCTCACTACGGCTTCGACATGAAGATCATCGCCACCGATGCCAAGGCGATGCCAAAACCGGAGTATGTGGAGGAGTTGCATTCGCCGGACTACCTGCCCGAGCTTGTGCCGCGCGCCGATGTGCTGGTGGCCGCAGCGCCACTCACGCCCCGGACCGAGCGTATGTTCAACGAGCAGGTGTTCCACTCCATGAAGAAGACGGCGTACTTCCTGGCCCTGTCGCGCGGGCGGCTATTCGACGACATGGCCCTGGTGAAGGCGCTGCGAGAGGGCTGGATTGCGGGCGCCGGCCTGGATGTTTTCCCGCAGGAGCCACCGCCGAGTGAGCACGCCATCTTCGACTTCCCGAATGTCGTGATGACGGCTCACACGTCTGGCTGGAGCCCGGACCGCCAGGTGCGGCTGATCGACTTCTTCGCGGAAAATGTGCGGCGCTATGCCGCCGGTCTGCCGTTGATGAACGTGGTTGACAAGCAAGCCGGGTACTGA
- a CDS encoding GNAT family N-acetyltransferase: MQSNSENVGMFIEAWKLMVGRLPGAEIEQADGVATMLGHVPLPFFNFSVIDRPLADADDLRGALAVIRKRASACEYASMTGLCDAWAPVDWVRVAAEEGFAVAMNTTGMEAPQLLPPRRPLPDLDLRRVNDEATARDLAMVNAAAYGMPGELFECMCNLYLWHEDSHGYVGYAEGRAVTAAAAFPVAGTVYMALVATLPEAHGKGYAEAVMRHAIAEAQRAMGFSRVTLHATDMGQPLYQAMGFGAGAKVVVLVQADGSAGH; this comes from the coding sequence ATGCAATCCAATTCAGAGAACGTTGGGATGTTCATTGAGGCGTGGAAGCTGATGGTAGGGCGGTTGCCCGGCGCGGAGATCGAGCAGGCCGATGGGGTCGCGACGATGCTCGGGCACGTTCCATTGCCCTTCTTCAATTTCTCGGTCATTGACCGCCCGCTGGCGGATGCAGATGATCTGCGAGGAGCGCTGGCGGTGATCAGGAAACGGGCCTCGGCCTGCGAATACGCGTCAATGACAGGGCTCTGTGACGCCTGGGCGCCGGTGGATTGGGTGCGTGTGGCCGCCGAGGAAGGCTTCGCCGTGGCCATGAATACGACGGGCATGGAAGCGCCGCAACTCCTGCCCCCGAGGCGGCCCTTGCCGGATCTCGACCTCAGACGAGTGAACGATGAGGCCACGGCGCGCGACCTGGCCATGGTGAATGCCGCGGCTTATGGGATGCCAGGGGAACTGTTTGAATGCATGTGCAACCTATACCTCTGGCATGAAGACAGCCACGGGTACGTGGGCTATGCGGAGGGACGGGCTGTGACCGCGGCCGCGGCGTTCCCAGTCGCCGGCACGGTCTATATGGCCTTGGTGGCTACCCTGCCCGAAGCCCATGGGAAGGGGTACGCGGAAGCGGTGATGCGCCATGCCATCGCGGAGGCCCAGCGTGCAATGGGGTTCTCGCGAGTGACTCTACACGCCACGGATATGGGCCAGCCGCTGTACCAGGCGATGGGATTCGGGGCGGGTGCCAAGGTGGTGGTGCTGGTTCAGGCGGATGGGTCGGCCGGGCACTAA
- a CDS encoding SMP-30/gluconolactonase/LRE family protein has translation MTTRYALFAATTLLFCAFAEDYPLGPDSQRQPGVPQGTVTKHSWKESKIFPGTERDYWVYVPAQYTSDKPAALMVFQDGGGYITDTGAWRAHIVMDNLIAKGEMPVTIGVFINPGVMPARSPDSLARFNRSYEYDSIGDRYSQFLLTEILPEVAKTYNITSDPNLRGIGGSSSGAICAFTVAWLHPESFRRVLSTIGSYTNLRGGNIYPSWVRKTEPKPLRVFQQDGDHDLNIFVGNWWIGNQDLASALEYAGYDTTHVWGTEGHNSKHGGSIMPYALRWLWREPAKPIVASKGGGGERQFSTMIADPDSGWTLVSEGHKFTEGPAVDRQGNVYFTDIPNNRIYKATIDGGVTVFKENTKQANGMMIGPDGRLYVCQNGGKRIVAYNTADGRETVLADDVTSNDLAVSSKGNIYFTDPSNHRVWFLDPKGNKRVVAENLGFPNGVLFSPDQTQLYVNDSMSKSIWLYQVQDDGSLTNAEPFYRLEMFDDSMRSGADGMTVDTEGYLYVATNLGIQICDQPGRVVAILNGPDRDSISNLVFGGPELDTLFVTARDKVYKRKLRRKGVVPWQPVKPPQPRL, from the coding sequence ATGACGACACGATATGCCCTGTTCGCCGCCACCACTCTGCTCTTCTGCGCGTTCGCCGAAGACTATCCCCTGGGCCCCGACTCCCAGCGTCAACCCGGAGTCCCTCAGGGCACCGTCACCAAGCATTCGTGGAAGGAAAGCAAGATCTTTCCCGGCACCGAACGGGACTACTGGGTCTATGTCCCCGCCCAGTACACTTCCGATAAGCCGGCGGCGCTGATGGTGTTCCAGGACGGCGGCGGCTACATCACCGACACCGGAGCCTGGCGCGCCCACATCGTGATGGACAATCTCATCGCCAAAGGCGAAATGCCCGTCACCATCGGCGTGTTCATCAACCCGGGAGTCATGCCCGCCCGCTCGCCCGACAGCCTGGCCCGCTTCAACCGTAGCTACGAATACGATTCCATCGGAGATCGCTATTCTCAATTCCTGCTCACTGAGATCCTGCCCGAGGTCGCCAAGACCTACAACATCACCTCCGATCCGAACCTGCGGGGCATCGGCGGTTCGAGCTCCGGCGCTATCTGCGCCTTCACTGTTGCCTGGCTCCACCCGGAATCGTTCCGGCGGGTTCTCAGCACCATCGGCAGCTACACGAATCTGCGCGGCGGCAACATCTATCCGTCCTGGGTCCGCAAGACTGAGCCGAAGCCCCTGCGCGTCTTCCAGCAGGATGGCGACCACGATCTCAACATCTTCGTCGGCAATTGGTGGATCGGCAACCAGGATCTCGCTTCAGCCCTGGAGTATGCCGGCTACGACACGACGCACGTCTGGGGCACCGAAGGCCACAACAGCAAACACGGTGGTTCCATTATGCCCTATGCCCTTCGCTGGTTGTGGCGCGAACCGGCGAAGCCCATCGTGGCCTCCAAGGGCGGTGGAGGAGAACGCCAGTTCTCCACGATGATCGCTGATCCGGATTCCGGCTGGACGCTCGTGAGCGAAGGCCACAAGTTCACCGAGGGCCCGGCCGTCGACCGTCAGGGCAACGTCTACTTCACCGATATCCCCAATAACCGTATTTATAAGGCGACCATCGACGGAGGAGTCACGGTCTTCAAGGAGAATACGAAGCAGGCCAACGGCATGATGATCGGCCCCGACGGCCGTCTCTACGTCTGCCAGAATGGCGGCAAGCGCATCGTTGCCTACAACACCGCTGATGGTCGCGAAACGGTGCTCGCCGATGATGTGACGTCCAACGACCTCGCGGTCTCCAGCAAGGGCAACATCTACTTCACTGACCCCAGCAACCACCGGGTCTGGTTCCTCGATCCGAAAGGCAACAAGCGAGTCGTCGCCGAGAATCTCGGCTTCCCCAATGGTGTCCTGTTCAGCCCCGATCAGACGCAGCTCTATGTCAATGACTCCATGTCAAAGTCCATTTGGCTGTACCAGGTCCAGGACGACGGTTCGCTCACGAATGCCGAGCCGTTCTACCGCCTGGAGATGTTCGACGACTCCATGCGTAGCGGTGCGGACGGAATGACGGTCGACACCGAGGGCTATCTTTACGTCGCCACCAATCTGGGCATCCAGATCTGCGATCAGCCCGGACGGGTCGTGGCTATTCTGAACGGGCCCGATCGTGACAGTATCTCCAACTTGGTCTTTGGCGGGCCCGAACTGGACACCCTCTTTGTCACTGCGCGCGACAAGGTCTACAAGCGCAAGCTGCGCCGCAAGGGCGTGGTCCCATGGCAGCCGGTCAAGCCGCCTCAGCCGCGTCTATGA
- a CDS encoding DMT family transporter encodes MKMPASSASEASKHHSVSTLLDWTLLVLPGLIWGASFLFIAEGLESLPPNGVTFTRLLIGFLTLSVFPGVRKPVARSDWGGVALLGVIWMALPLSMFPFAEQSVSSALTGMLNGATPLLVAAVASLLARRLPGRGVLIGLAVGFAGTILVAAPTLGSGSSQATGVLLILIALVCYGFSVNLARPLQQRNGALPVIWRALGFATLLTAPLGAPALHNAHWTPASLFSMVALGAFGTAIAYVLLAVAAGRIGATRASATTFLIPAVALILGVVVRGERVALLSLCGGAVSFGGAILIRRASLLPAKH; translated from the coding sequence ATGAAGATGCCAGCCAGTTCCGCCAGTGAAGCGTCCAAACATCACTCCGTTTCGACGCTTCTCGACTGGACGCTCCTCGTGCTGCCGGGACTCATCTGGGGTGCTTCGTTCCTCTTCATCGCGGAAGGGCTGGAAAGCCTCCCACCCAATGGAGTCACGTTCACCAGACTGCTCATCGGATTCCTGACGCTTTCGGTTTTCCCTGGAGTCCGCAAGCCCGTCGCGCGTAGCGACTGGGGCGGCGTCGCCCTGCTCGGTGTCATCTGGATGGCCCTGCCTCTCAGCATGTTTCCGTTTGCCGAACAAAGCGTGTCCTCCGCGCTCACTGGCATGCTCAATGGCGCAACCCCTTTGTTGGTGGCGGCGGTGGCCAGTCTACTGGCCCGGAGGTTGCCCGGACGAGGTGTCCTCATTGGTCTCGCCGTCGGATTCGCGGGTACCATCCTGGTAGCCGCCCCGACTCTCGGAAGCGGATCGAGCCAGGCAACCGGTGTGCTTCTCATCCTCATCGCCCTGGTTTGCTACGGCTTCTCGGTCAACCTGGCCCGGCCGCTGCAGCAGCGCAATGGGGCCCTGCCGGTCATCTGGCGCGCGCTCGGTTTTGCAACCTTGCTCACGGCTCCCTTGGGCGCGCCCGCCCTTCATAATGCCCATTGGACCCCCGCCTCGCTTTTCTCCATGGTTGCGCTTGGGGCCTTCGGAACCGCAATCGCCTATGTCCTGTTGGCTGTGGCCGCCGGGCGCATCGGCGCGACCCGAGCCTCCGCCACCACATTCCTCATCCCAGCCGTAGCGCTGATCCTCGGGGTCGTCGTGCGAGGCGAACGTGTCGCGCTCCTGTCGTTATGCGGCGGCGCCGTATCCTTCGGCGGAGCGATCCTGATCCGTCGCGCCAGCCTGCTACCCGCCAAGCACTGA
- a CDS encoding enolase C-terminal domain-like protein — protein sequence MNRRIFLSTGLAASVASAAPLPDLGKSKLKITSVRLVNTRPKRPTPSYTPSPGSWSTQAVEVANPMSIYPRYKATRSLFFPDPGKVPGFTVEIGTDKGVKGYGSGGAAGGAVVEGHLAKLLLGEDPFDIEKLWDIQWRSTMHYGRMGVTMNAISGVDLALWDLIGRALDMPVYKLLGGQTKDRIPAYCTGNDIEQHVEFGFKRLKLAMPHGPADGREGMRKNEEVVKRARAALGPDGEIMLDCWMAWTERYTLEMAALLEPYRIYWMEEVLQPHDYAGFGRLRKTIRSTRIVTGEHEYGRYGFRTLLEHEAAEIWQPDIHWCGGLTELRKIAALAAAYDIPVIPHGGGTAQDGLHFIMATVNSPWAEMFLPPPGGPPEVYKRFEEDFRVTRGPEGIYTAPSDRPGFGWDFEAV from the coding sequence ATGAATAGACGCATCTTTCTCTCCACCGGTCTGGCGGCCAGCGTCGCCTCCGCTGCGCCCTTACCCGACCTCGGCAAGAGCAAGCTGAAGATCACGTCCGTCCGCCTGGTGAACACGCGACCCAAGCGCCCCACGCCCAGCTACACGCCCTCACCCGGTTCCTGGAGCACGCAAGCCGTGGAGGTCGCCAACCCGATGTCGATCTACCCGCGCTACAAGGCCACGCGCTCGCTCTTCTTCCCGGATCCCGGCAAGGTGCCTGGCTTCACCGTGGAGATCGGCACCGACAAGGGGGTCAAAGGCTATGGCAGCGGCGGAGCTGCCGGCGGCGCTGTGGTCGAAGGTCACTTAGCCAAACTGCTGCTCGGCGAGGATCCCTTCGATATCGAGAAGTTGTGGGACATCCAATGGCGATCGACCATGCACTATGGCCGCATGGGTGTAACCATGAACGCGATCAGCGGAGTCGACCTGGCCCTCTGGGACCTTATCGGCAGAGCCCTCGACATGCCTGTCTACAAGCTCCTGGGTGGCCAGACGAAGGACCGCATTCCGGCCTACTGTACCGGCAACGACATCGAACAACATGTGGAGTTCGGATTCAAACGCCTGAAGCTCGCCATGCCTCATGGTCCAGCGGATGGCCGCGAGGGCATGCGCAAGAACGAGGAAGTCGTCAAGCGGGCACGCGCGGCGCTGGGCCCCGACGGCGAGATCATGCTGGATTGCTGGATGGCCTGGACGGAGCGCTACACCCTTGAGATGGCAGCGCTGCTCGAACCCTACCGCATTTACTGGATGGAAGAGGTTCTTCAACCTCACGACTATGCCGGCTTCGGCCGCCTGCGCAAGACCATTCGCTCCACCCGTATCGTCACGGGCGAGCACGAGTACGGACGCTACGGCTTTCGTACCCTTCTGGAACACGAGGCGGCTGAGATCTGGCAGCCTGACATTCACTGGTGCGGCGGCCTGACCGAACTACGCAAAATCGCGGCCTTGGCGGCGGCTTACGACATCCCCGTCATCCCGCATGGCGGAGGCACTGCGCAGGACGGCCTGCACTTCATCATGGCAACGGTCAACAGCCCCTGGGCCGAGATGTTTCTCCCTCCGCCTGGGGGCCCGCCGGAGGTTTACAAACGATTTGAAGAGGACTTCCGAGTGACAAGGGGCCCTGAAGGTATCTACACCGCACCCTCTGACCGGCCCGGGTTCGGCTGGGACTTCGAAGCCGTGTAA
- a CDS encoding beta-galactosidase, whose translation MQRRSFLARTLSLPLLGALPSLQGAAVTPPLVLGAAWYPEQWPQSRWDEDLKLMEQAGLRMVRVGEFAWSTLEPHEGQFELDWLEKAVEMAAKRNMVTVVGTPTAAPPAWMTQKYPDTLLTLPDGRKAEHGNRAHFSFTSQRYRQFCARIASEMAKRLGRNQSVVGWQIDNEYGRTSNDDVTRAQFQAFLKEHYGTLDALNEHWTTAYWSEAYTDWSQIPLGPSGNPGLFLAWKHFVTETFRTYQHVQVEAIRAHAPSRQFITSNYMGWYDSFDHYVLAEELDLVSWDNYVGRGHLDPLKNGVIHDLTRGLKRKNFWLIETQPGFVNWSEVNNALDKGEARAMAWHAVGHGADCISYWQWRSALNGQEQYHGTLVGADGTPVPMYEEAAQLGREFAKVGTALGGTEPVSEVAMLHSYDSRWAVNFQRHNRHFDPVELMGSYYRPLRRQAQQMDVVHPMAPLDKYKLVVAPALNVLPQEMAQHLEAYVRQGGHLVLGPRSGMKDQHNSLWPMRQPGPLVDVLGARVEQWYALDEEVPVSGSWGTGTAALWAEQLKKRAADVEVVMKYGASNGWLDDQPAVVTRVVGKGRISYVAAQLDDGLMAKAAEWMLRVSAVKAALGPVPDAVEVCHRAGGGKDVFIVINHSKTAQRVVLPRAMRALLSGSAAASVVDLPARGVEVLTAG comes from the coding sequence ATGCAACGCCGCAGTTTTCTCGCCCGCACGCTTTCCCTGCCCTTGCTCGGTGCCCTGCCCTCATTGCAGGGAGCCGCCGTAACTCCTCCATTGGTGTTGGGGGCCGCATGGTATCCCGAGCAATGGCCCCAATCGCGGTGGGACGAAGACCTGAAGCTGATGGAGCAGGCCGGATTGCGGATGGTGCGCGTAGGGGAGTTCGCCTGGAGCACATTGGAGCCGCACGAAGGGCAGTTTGAGCTCGATTGGCTGGAAAAGGCCGTGGAGATGGCTGCCAAGCGGAACATGGTGACTGTGGTCGGCACACCCACGGCGGCGCCCCCGGCGTGGATGACGCAGAAGTACCCGGATACGCTATTGACGCTGCCGGATGGACGCAAGGCGGAGCATGGAAATCGGGCTCATTTCTCATTCACCAGCCAGCGGTACCGGCAGTTCTGCGCGCGGATCGCGAGCGAGATGGCGAAGCGGCTTGGCCGAAATCAGAGTGTCGTAGGCTGGCAGATCGACAACGAGTACGGGCGAACATCCAATGATGACGTGACTCGGGCGCAGTTTCAGGCGTTTCTGAAGGAGCACTACGGGACGCTGGATGCGCTCAACGAGCACTGGACCACGGCGTACTGGAGCGAGGCCTATACGGACTGGAGCCAGATCCCGCTGGGACCCAGCGGGAATCCGGGCCTGTTTCTGGCGTGGAAGCACTTTGTCACGGAAACGTTCCGGACCTATCAGCACGTCCAGGTAGAGGCGATCCGCGCGCATGCGCCCAGCCGTCAGTTCATCACGAGCAACTACATGGGGTGGTACGACTCGTTTGACCACTATGTACTGGCCGAGGAACTCGACCTGGTTTCGTGGGACAACTACGTGGGGCGCGGGCATCTGGACCCATTGAAGAACGGCGTCATTCATGACCTGACGCGCGGGCTGAAGCGGAAGAACTTCTGGCTCATCGAGACGCAGCCGGGCTTTGTGAACTGGTCTGAAGTGAACAACGCGCTGGACAAAGGCGAAGCGCGGGCGATGGCCTGGCATGCGGTCGGTCATGGGGCGGACTGCATCAGCTACTGGCAGTGGCGCAGCGCACTGAACGGGCAGGAACAGTATCACGGCACGCTCGTGGGCGCCGATGGGACACCTGTGCCGATGTATGAAGAGGCAGCGCAGTTGGGGCGTGAGTTCGCGAAGGTGGGCACGGCGCTGGGCGGCACGGAGCCGGTGTCGGAAGTGGCCATGCTGCACAGCTACGACAGCCGGTGGGCCGTGAATTTCCAGCGGCACAACCGGCACTTTGATCCCGTGGAACTAATGGGCAGCTACTACCGGCCCCTGCGCAGGCAGGCGCAGCAGATGGACGTGGTGCATCCGATGGCCCCACTGGACAAGTACAAGCTCGTCGTGGCGCCGGCGTTGAACGTGCTGCCTCAGGAGATGGCGCAGCATCTGGAAGCCTATGTGCGGCAGGGTGGGCATCTGGTGCTGGGACCGCGTTCGGGCATGAAGGATCAGCACAATTCGTTGTGGCCGATGAGGCAACCGGGCCCGCTGGTGGACGTGCTGGGGGCACGGGTGGAGCAGTGGTACGCGCTGGACGAAGAGGTACCGGTGAGCGGGTCGTGGGGGACCGGCACGGCGGCGCTATGGGCCGAGCAGTTGAAGAAGAGGGCGGCCGATGTCGAGGTGGTGATGAAGTATGGCGCGAGCAATGGTTGGTTGGACGACCAGCCGGCCGTGGTGACGCGCGTTGTGGGCAAGGGGCGCATTTCGTACGTCGCCGCGCAGCTCGATGACGGACTGATGGCCAAGGCCGCGGAGTGGATGCTGCGAGTCAGCGCAGTGAAGGCAGCCCTGGGTCCGGTGCCTGATGCGGTGGAGGTGTGCCATCGGGCCGGCGGAGGAAAGGACGTGTTCATCGTGATCAACCACTCGAAGACGGCACAGCGAGTGGTGCTGCCACGGGCGATGCGAGCCCTATTGTCAGGCAGCGCGGCTGCGAGTGTCGTGGACCTGCCGGCTCGCGGGGTGGAGGTTCTGACCGCGGGGTAG
- a CDS encoding DUF5060 domain-containing protein, whose amino-acid sequence MQLRRRTTIYALAACLALPAAAQQITGELKQWHDVVLTLDGPSTSESADPNPFLFYRLNVTFTKGSRQYVIPGYFAADGNASETSATAGNKWRVHFVPDEVGEWSYQVSFRSGADIAVDLNPGTGTPVPPDGLTGKITIGPSDKTGRDHRAQGTLRYVGEHYAQYAGSKQYFIQAGTQSPENFLAYAEFDATVDHGGAENRLKDGLHHFEPHVRDWRTGDPTWKGGKGKGIIGALNYLAGKGMNTFYSLTMNVDGDGREIYPWTSYEERARYDISKLAQWDLVFSHMDRLGMQLMLITQEEENEQMLGKMTVLRKLYYRELIARFAHHHAILWDLSEEMDRWRYYTTEDIKAICDYFKQLDPWQHPIQYVQWKGELLPDDKGYGRLLGFANFDGTAMQHDPEYTHPATTKWVDESAKAGHKWLVGVIEINPTSTGVLPDKDDYWHDTVRKDSIWGNLMAGGSGSVYFFGYAYPDSDLDLEDWRSRDHFWDLLHYAHDFFTRYLPFQQMRHDDTLTANADDYVFAKRGEVYAVYLPNGGSAGLDLSAAQGLFEVKWYDPRFGGQLQNGSVRAVQGGGIRSLGAPPNEPTKDWAVLVRPAPALLDKDRKFLVKLNTPIGSWLSKAGDAITASVISPESFLGATMQGTVERVSNADNGNVVITFRTLSYKDLTLPVTSVTAGFVNSKGHKGVDDEERPTTVEQGAFVTPKAVFLLNEGAEINLLVSPPR is encoded by the coding sequence ATGCAACTACGTCGCCGGACCACCATCTACGCCTTGGCCGCTTGTCTGGCCCTGCCGGCAGCGGCACAGCAGATCACGGGCGAGTTGAAGCAGTGGCACGACGTGGTGCTGACCCTCGACGGCCCGTCCACCAGCGAGTCCGCCGACCCCAATCCGTTCCTCTTCTACAGGCTCAATGTCACGTTCACCAAAGGCTCCAGGCAATACGTGATCCCCGGCTACTTTGCCGCCGATGGCAATGCCTCCGAGACCAGCGCCACCGCGGGCAACAAGTGGCGCGTCCACTTCGTGCCGGATGAGGTCGGCGAATGGAGCTACCAGGTCTCCTTCCGGTCAGGGGCCGACATTGCGGTGGATCTCAATCCCGGCACGGGGACGCCGGTGCCGCCCGATGGGTTGACGGGCAAGATCACCATCGGCCCCTCGGACAAGACCGGCCGCGACCATCGCGCGCAGGGCACTCTGCGCTACGTCGGCGAGCACTACGCGCAGTATGCCGGCTCGAAGCAATACTTCATCCAGGCCGGAACGCAGAGCCCCGAGAACTTCCTGGCGTATGCAGAGTTCGACGCCACCGTCGATCACGGCGGCGCGGAGAACCGCCTCAAGGACGGCCTCCATCACTTCGAGCCTCATGTGCGTGACTGGCGCACCGGGGACCCCACTTGGAAGGGCGGCAAAGGGAAGGGCATCATCGGCGCCTTGAACTACCTGGCCGGCAAGGGGATGAATACGTTCTACTCGCTCACCATGAATGTCGACGGAGACGGGCGCGAGATCTACCCTTGGACCAGCTATGAGGAGCGTGCCCGCTACGACATATCAAAGTTGGCACAGTGGGATCTGGTCTTCTCCCATATGGACCGGCTCGGCATGCAGCTCATGCTCATCACGCAGGAGGAAGAGAACGAGCAGATGCTTGGCAAGATGACGGTCCTCCGCAAGCTCTACTACCGTGAGCTGATCGCCCGCTTCGCCCACCATCACGCCATCCTGTGGGACCTGTCCGAGGAGATGGACCGTTGGCGCTACTACACGACCGAGGACATCAAGGCCATCTGCGACTACTTCAAACAGTTGGATCCGTGGCAGCACCCCATCCAATATGTCCAGTGGAAGGGTGAGTTGCTGCCCGACGACAAAGGCTACGGGCGGCTGCTCGGCTTCGCCAACTTCGACGGCACGGCGATGCAGCACGATCCCGAGTACACGCATCCGGCTACCACCAAGTGGGTGGACGAGTCGGCCAAAGCCGGGCATAAGTGGCTCGTCGGCGTCATCGAGATCAACCCTACCAGCACCGGAGTGCTGCCTGACAAGGACGACTACTGGCACGATACCGTCCGCAAGGATTCCATCTGGGGCAACCTGATGGCCGGCGGATCCGGTAGCGTGTACTTCTTCGGCTATGCCTACCCCGACAGCGACCTGGACCTCGAGGACTGGCGCAGCCGCGATCACTTCTGGGATCTGCTCCACTACGCTCATGACTTCTTCACCCGCTATCTGCCCTTCCAGCAGATGCGCCACGACGACACGCTCACCGCCAACGCGGACGACTATGTCTTCGCGAAGCGCGGCGAAGTCTACGCCGTCTACCTGCCCAATGGCGGCTCGGCCGGCCTCGATCTGTCCGCTGCTCAAGGTCTGTTCGAGGTGAAGTGGTACGACCCGCGATTTGGCGGCCAACTGCAGAACGGCAGCGTGCGGGCAGTGCAGGGCGGCGGCATTCGCTCACTGGGCGCACCGCCCAATGAACCTACCAAGGACTGGGCGGTGCTCGTGCGGCCTGCGCCCGCGTTGCTCGACAAGGACAGGAAGTTCCTCGTGAAGCTCAACACGCCCATCGGCAGTTGGCTCAGCAAGGCCGGCGACGCGATCACCGCCTCCGTCATTTCGCCCGAGTCGTTTCTCGGCGCAACGATGCAGGGCACGGTCGAGCGCGTGTCGAATGCCGACAACGGCAACGTCGTCATCACGTTTCGCACGCTGAGCTACAAGGACCTCACGCTGCCAGTCACTTCCGTCACAGCCGGCTTTGTGAACTCCAAGGGCCACAAGGGCGTCGACGATGAGGAGCGGCCCACCACGGTGGAGCAGGGCGCGTTCGTCACTCCGAAAGCAGTCTTCCTGCTCAACGAGGGCGCGGAGATCAACTTGCTCGTGTCCCCTCCGCGTTGA